From Echinicola soli, a single genomic window includes:
- a CDS encoding four helix bundle protein, with protein sequence MHRYKELQVWKNATELAVDIYEITEKLPKQEKFGLISQINRAVVSIPSNIAEGAGRNSNKDFDRFLGIALGSAFELDTQLIISNKLDYIEKSDYVKVSKNLETIHNMIFGLKRSLNK encoded by the coding sequence ATGCACAGATACAAAGAACTTCAGGTTTGGAAAAATGCTACTGAATTAGCTGTTGATATTTATGAAATAACAGAGAAGCTACCTAAACAGGAAAAATTTGGATTAATCAGTCAAATTAATAGAGCTGTTGTTTCTATTCCCTCAAATATAGCCGAGGGGGCTGGCAGAAATTCCAATAAGGACTTTGATCGGTTTTTAGGTATTGCATTAGGGTCAGCCTTTGAGTTGGACACACAATTAATCATTTCCAATAAGCTGGATTATATAGAGAAAAGTGATTATGTGAAAGTGTCAAAGAATTTAGAGACCATTCATAATATGATCTTTGGACTGAAACGGAGTTTAAACAAATAA
- the lpdA gene encoding dihydrolipoyl dehydrogenase, with product MKYDLIVIGSGPGGYVAAIRGAQLGMKTAIIEKYPTLGGTCLNVGCIPSKALLDSTEHYHNAAHTFKTHGIDLKDLKVNLKQMISRKDDVVKQNVDGIQYLMKKNKIDVHQGVGSFVDKNTVKVTKDDGKSDEITGKNIIIATGSKPASLPFIEIDKKRIITSTEALKMKEVPKHMIVIGGGVIGMELGSVYARMGAKVSVVEFMDSLIPSMDKTMGKELQKSLKKLGFEFYLKHKVTAVKSTAKQVTVTAENSKGEAVEVKGDYVLVSIGRKPYTEGLNPEAAGVKLNDRGQVEVDEHLKTSTDNIYAIGDVVKGAMLAHKAEEEGVLVVEQLAGQKPHINYNLIPGVVYTWPEVAAVGHTEEELKEKGVKYKTGKFPFMASGRARASMDMDGLVKVLADAETDEILGVHMIGPRTADMIAEAVVAMEYRASAEDIARMSHAHPTYTEAFKEACLAATENRALHV from the coding sequence ATGAAATACGACTTAATCGTAATCGGATCTGGGCCGGGAGGCTATGTGGCCGCTATCAGAGGGGCTCAACTCGGTATGAAAACTGCCATTATCGAGAAATATCCTACGCTCGGAGGGACATGCCTAAATGTGGGTTGTATTCCTTCGAAAGCACTGTTGGACTCGACAGAGCACTACCACAATGCTGCCCATACTTTTAAAACCCATGGTATTGACCTGAAGGATCTGAAGGTAAACCTGAAGCAAATGATTTCCCGCAAAGATGATGTGGTAAAGCAGAACGTCGATGGAATTCAGTACCTGATGAAAAAGAACAAAATCGATGTACACCAGGGAGTTGGTTCTTTTGTGGACAAGAACACCGTGAAGGTGACCAAGGATGATGGCAAGTCAGATGAGATTACGGGGAAGAACATCATCATTGCAACTGGATCCAAACCAGCTTCGCTTCCCTTTATCGAAATCGATAAGAAGCGCATTATTACGTCTACTGAGGCCTTGAAAATGAAAGAAGTGCCCAAGCACATGATCGTGATCGGTGGAGGCGTGATCGGAATGGAGCTGGGATCGGTGTATGCCAGGATGGGAGCTAAAGTTTCTGTGGTAGAGTTTATGGACTCGTTGATTCCGTCCATGGACAAGACCATGGGTAAGGAATTGCAAAAATCCCTCAAAAAACTAGGCTTTGAATTTTACCTGAAGCATAAAGTGACTGCTGTCAAGAGCACGGCCAAACAGGTGACCGTAACTGCTGAAAACAGCAAAGGTGAAGCAGTGGAAGTGAAGGGTGACTATGTATTGGTGTCCATCGGCAGGAAGCCTTATACTGAAGGGCTGAACCCTGAAGCTGCCGGTGTGAAGCTGAATGACCGTGGGCAGGTAGAGGTAGATGAACACCTGAAAACTTCTACCGATAATATCTATGCGATCGGTGATGTCGTAAAAGGTGCTATGTTGGCACACAAGGCAGAAGAAGAAGGTGTACTGGTCGTGGAGCAGCTGGCAGGCCAAAAGCCACATATCAACTATAACCTAATTCCCGGTGTGGTCTATACATGGCCTGAAGTGGCAGCAGTAGGCCATACAGAAGAAGAGCTGAAAGAAAAAGGTGTCAAGTACAAGACGGGGAAGTTTCCATTTATGGCCTCCGGCCGTGCGCGGGCTTCCATGGACATGGATGGGTTGGTGAAGGTATTGGCTGATGCGGAAACGGACGAAATCTTGGGCGTACACATGATAGGGCCCAGGACAGCAGATATGATCGCAGAAGCTGTAGTCGCCATGGAGTATAGGGCCTCAGCAGAGGATATTGCGAGAATGTCCCATGCCCACCCCACCTACACAGAGGCCTTTAAGGAAGCATGTTTGGCAGCAACCGAAAATAGGGCACTGCACGTATAA